The following are from one region of the Arachis duranensis cultivar V14167 chromosome 10, aradu.V14167.gnm2.J7QH, whole genome shotgun sequence genome:
- the LOC107468404 gene encoding uncharacterized protein LOC107468404, whose product MASEESFVVLVHHRGSVNRKTRSGVKFTDKNPLCIIVTSTTSYDDLVSAVLMKLGLEGVKRVKKFFYRIPVTVLQNTVKYDCFTINNDVDLQVMFLCRRQFSEVRTPELLARLVDVVSSSGGSNWNTNTIANAAGSSTRPAVASSSVPVYKPVVQPVASPSFAVDLNGTEGDEVVERENLPNALVGVAPVGVGDGFLGDEEEDDVEPDMIDDDSADDIGANGPSLAVGGSSSGTQQYPPHFSSLDLDAMRHEGVLGHAVGFGARDAEGTAGLTEFQVGQQFQDKDEALLSVKTYSIQRGVQYKVVESDPRRYVGKCSEFGNGCTWLIRLSLRKRKGIWEVKRYNEPHTCLATSISSDHRSLDYHVISAFIMPMVRADASVSIKVLLNATAAHFGFRPTYRRVWMAKQKSIALIYGDWDESCNDLPRWVLGVQLTMPGSVAVLKTSPVRVGGQVDESQAYFHRLFWTFPPCIEDCKPLVNIDGTHLYGKYGGTLLIAIAQDGNSNILPVAFTLVEGENAESWTFFLSHLRQHVTPQPGLLVISDRHNGIKAALEAPDGSWLPPSAYRAFCIRHVAANFALTFKGKDARRLLVNAAYAKTEVEFDYWFDILRSEDPAMCE is encoded by the coding sequence atggctagtgaggagagttttgtGGTTTTGGTGCATCACAGAGGATCTGTTAATAGAAAAACTCGTTCCGGAGTAAAGTTCACAGATAAGAATCCTCTATGTATTATCGTAACTTCTACGACGAGTTATGATGACCTTGTTAGCGCTGTACTAATGAAGCTCGGTCTGGAAGGTGTGAAGCGGGTAAAGAAGTTTTTCTATCGCATTCCAGTCACGGTGCTACAGAATACCGTGAAGTATGATTGCTTCACGATTAATAATGATGTCGACTTGCAAGTAATGTTTCTTTGTCGGCGGCAGTTTTCGGAGGTGAGGACACCAGAGTTGTTGGCACGGCTGGTTGATGTGGTATCCAGCTCCGGCGGTTCGAACTGGAATACGAACACTATAGCGAATGCAGCAGGTTCTAGTACCCGGCCTGCCGTTGCTTCCTCCTCCGTCCCTGTGtacaaaccagtggtccaacctgTCGCCTCCCCGTCTTTTGCTGTTGACCTCAATGGCACCGAAGGCGACGAGGTAGTGGAAAGGGAAAATTTGCCGAACGCTTTAGTGGGAGTTGCACCTGTTGGCGTTGGAGACGGTTTTTTGGGTGATGAAGAGGAGGATGACGTCGAGCCGGATATGATTGACGATGACAGCGCTGATGATATTGGAGCGAATGGGCCTTCATTGGCGGTAGGTGGTTCTAGCTCTGGCACACAGCAGTATCCACCACATTTTTCCTCGTTGGACTTGGACGCCATGAGACATGAGGGGGTTTTAGGGCACGCTGTTGGATTCGGAGCTAGAGATGCGGAAGGGACTGCTGGTCTGACAGAGTTTCAGGTTGGTCAGCAATTCCAGGATAAAGACGAGGCCCTTTTAAGTGTGAAGACTTACAGCATCCAGCGAGGGGTACAGTACAAGGTGGTGGAGTCCGATCCCCGCCGGTATGTGGGCAAGTGTTCCGAGTTTgggaatgggtgcacatggttgattcgACTGAGTCTCCGGAAGCGCAAGGGCATATGGGAGGTCAAACGGTACAATGAACCTCACACTTGCCTGGCCACATCCATCTCGAGTGACCACAGGAGTTTGGATTATCATGTGATTTCGGCGTTCATTATGCCAATGGTTAGGGCTGATGCATCCGTGAGCATAAAGGTGCTCCTGAACGCCACGGCAGCGCACTTTGGTTTTAGGCCGACTTACCGGAGGGTTTGGATGGCGAAGCAGAAATCTATTGCCCTCATCTACGGTGACTGGGATGAGTCCTGCAACGACCTGCCTAGGTGGGTGTTGGGTGTCCAGCTGACGATGCCTGGTAGTGTTGCGGTCCTTAAGACGAGCCCGGTTCGAGTTGGAGGACAGGTGGACGAGTCTCAAGCGTACTTCCACAGACTTTTCTGGACTTTCCCGCCGTGCATCGAGGATTGCAAGCCGTTAGTCAACATTGACGGCACACATCTTTATGGGAAGTATGGGGGAACGTTGCTGATCGCGATTGCACAGGACGGGAACTCCAACATTCTACCTGTCGCATTCACACTAGTAGAGGGTGAGAATGCGGAGTCCTGGACATTCTTTCTCTCGCACCTTCGACAGCACGTGACCCCGCAGCCCGGTCTGCTGGTTATATCGGACAGGCACAACGGCATCAAGGCTGCGCTTGAGGCCCCTGACGGCAGTTGGTTACCGCCATCTGCGTACCGTGCATTCTGCATACGACACGTAGCGGCTAATTTTGCCC